CGATAAGGGCGGAGAGTGCGAATTGCAGGATTTTGTTTTTAAATTTGGTCCAAGACGCAGTGCATTCTCTGAAAATAAAAGGCGATTTCATGACAAAGATGAAATATTAAGCCCGGTTATCGTAAAAAATCATAACAGGTGCATACACTGTGAAAGGTGCGTTAGGATGTGCGGTGAGGTTGTAGGCGCAAAGGCGTTGGGAGGCATAGGAAGGGGCGCAAAACTTCAGGAGACAAGTTTCTGGAACACTACACTTGACTGCGACCATTGCGGCAACTGCATAGAGGTGTGTCCTGTTGGTTCATTTATGAGTCTGCCTTACAGGTATAAGGCAAGACCATGGGACTTGAAAGAGGTTGATACGGTCTGCCCTTACTGTGCAACAGGGTGCCAGTTTACTCTTGGTGTAAGAAATGGCGAGGTTGTAAGGGTAAGAAGCAAGGTTACAATAGGTGTCAATAAAGAGACGCTCTGTGCAAGAGGTCGGTTTGGGTATAACTTTATCCAGAGCAAAAAACGGCTTACATCGCCTTTTATTAAAAAGGATGGGAAACTTGTTGAATGCTCATGGGACGAGGCTGTATCAACTATTAAACAGAAATTCGGCAGCGGTAAAAAGACAGCAGGCATTGCCTCATCAAGATATACCAATGAGGAATTATTTGTATTCCAGAAACTTATGAGAAATGTATTTAAAACAAACAATATTGATTTGGATTCCAGATTTGCAAATAAATGGGCAACATCTGCAATGATAGATGTCTTAAGTCTTGCAGAAGGCGGCGTTTCAATATCTGACGCATTAAAGGCAGATGTAATATTTGTGCTCGGCTCTGCAATATCTAATGAAAATCCAATAACTGACTACATGATAAGGGGAGCAGCGTCTGACAGGAGAAAGACCTTAATACTTGCTCATCCAAGGCGGCTCAAACTAGACAGTTCAGCAAGCATTTCTTTGAGGTATAAACCTGGAACAGAGGAAGAAATAATAAAAGGCATAACTGCCTCTATTGAAAAAGGCGGTTCCCAAGGAGTTCTATCTCTCGCGGGAGAAAAAATTAAGAATGCAGCAAATGTAACAATGTTTTTAGGCGCAGATATTTTAAGGCTTGCTAATGGTGCGGATGTAGCAGCATCTATCAGAGAATTAAAAGAGACGCTTAAAAAGGCTGGAAAGAATATAAATTGTCTTCCTTTGTTTGACAGGTGCAATCAGCGCGGTGCAAGGGCTATGGGCGTCCATCCGTTGTTTTTACCCGGCATTAAAAGGGTTAAGGAAGATGGCATGGATTGCGGTGAAATACTCAATGTAGCAAAAAATGGGGAGATAGAAAGCCTATATGTTCTTGGTGAGGATATTGTCTCAATGTTCCCTGATGCGGATTTTGTTAAAGAGGCGCTGTCAAAAATCAAGTTTTTGGTTGTTCAGGATGTGTTTCTTACAGAAACGGCTAAATTGGCTGATGTAGTTTTGCCGGGAACAACTTATGCAGAAAAGGACGGCACACTTACCAATCAGGAAGGAAGGGTTCAGAGGGTAAGAAAGGCTGTTCAGTGCATCGGCGGCTCAAAGGATGATTTGAAAATTTTATGCAGCATAGGCGGCTTTGAATATAGAACAGCAAGGGATGTGTTTGATGATATTAAAAAAGAAGTGGCAGGATACAGACATATAGATTTTAACACACTAGATGGCAA
This is a stretch of genomic DNA from Deltaproteobacteria bacterium. It encodes these proteins:
- the nuoG gene encoding NADH-quinone oxidoreductase subunit NuoG, with translation MATVKINGKEITVEDGTLILDAARQAGFEIPTFCYQARLSKQGSCRMCLVEIAGQKKLQPSCVTPVLHGMEVFTENDTVKSARSFMLEFLLANHPLDCPTCDKGGECELQDFVFKFGPRRSAFSENKRRFHDKDEILSPVIVKNHNRCIHCERCVRMCGEVVGAKALGGIGRGAKLQETSFWNTTLDCDHCGNCIEVCPVGSFMSLPYRYKARPWDLKEVDTVCPYCATGCQFTLGVRNGEVVRVRSKVTIGVNKETLCARGRFGYNFIQSKKRLTSPFIKKDGKLVECSWDEAVSTIKQKFGSGKKTAGIASSRYTNEELFVFQKLMRNVFKTNNIDLDSRFANKWATSAMIDVLSLAEGGVSISDALKADVIFVLGSAISNENPITDYMIRGAASDRRKTLILAHPRRLKLDSSASISLRYKPGTEEEIIKGITASIEKGGSQGVLSLAGEKIKNAANVTMFLGADILRLANGADVAASIRELKETLKKAGKNINCLPLFDRCNQRGARAMGVHPLFLPGIKRVKEDGMDCGEILNVAKNGEIESLYVLGEDIVSMFPDADFVKEALSKIKFLVVQDVFLTETAKLADVVLPGTTYAEKDGTLTNQEGRVQRVRKAVQCIGGSKDDLKILCSIGGFEYRTARDVFDDIKKEVAGYRHIDFNTLDGNGALVKGHGLEDKGQGARGKGQEDRVRGLPPQALSGGQESGVRSQRQETSGHSEFPFQLITGNHLFHSGRVSQYDDILLKLLSEPFVEISEEDAREMGLSDKERVSVKSKGYEAVLNLRVVKGSQKGVAFIPENFDAVSVNHFYKRGEDIARVKIIKAGERQ